The Klebsiella sp. RHBSTW-00484 genome contains the following window.
AGCTGTCCGGCCCGCAGCGGCGATGTGCTGGCGAGATGAAATCCCAGACCGACACCCCAACCATCAAGGCCAGGCCGACATAGAGCAGTCCACCGCTCTGCCAGCCGTAAGCCCGCATTAAAAACACCGCTGCCAGCACCAAGATCGGGCCTATCGTGCCGAGCGCCGTGCGTCGCCACTGTCGATGATTGAGCCAAGCGATAGCATTGGCGAGTAACGCGATGCCGGCGAACATCGGCAGCAGGATGCCAATGAATAGCCCCTCGTACTGGCTCAAGAAGCCCAGTCCGATGGCCGCGCCAAAGCTGGCGATGGCAGGAAAACAGGCGGCGCAGCCCATCGCGGAAACGACGCTGCCGAGCGCGCCGGTTTTGCCAGCGATGCGCGTGATGAGTCCCATGTGTCGCTCCCGAGTTCGGTTAACGGATCAGCGTTTGAGGCTGGACGGATAGCCCGCGTCCTCGGTCGCCTTGGTCAACTTCTGGACGTTGGTCTTGGCATCGTCGAAGGTGACGACGGCCTGGCGCTTGTCGAAACTTACGTCGGTCTTGCTCACGCCCTCAACCTTGGAAAGCGCGTGCTTGACAGTGATCGGGCAAGAGGCGCAGGTCATGCCAGGCACGGACAGCGTGACGGTCTGGGTGGCGGCCCACACGGGGGCAACAACGGCAGCGAGGGCGAGGGCGGCAAACAGTTTTTTCATGATGAACTCCTGTGATTAATAGAAAAATGGCATGACGTAGGGAAATCCGAGCGAGACCAGGACCAGCGCGGCCACGATCCAGAAAATGAGCTTGTAAGTAGCTCGCACTTGGGGAATCGCGCAGACCTCACCCGGTTT
Protein-coding sequences here:
- the merC gene encoding organomercurial transporter MerC; protein product: MGLITRIAGKTGALGSVVSAMGCAACFPAIASFGAAIGLGFLSQYEGLFIGILLPMFAGIALLANAIAWLNHRQWRRTALGTIGPILVLAAVFLMRAYGWQSGGLLYVGLALMVGVSVWDFISPAHRRCGPDSCELPEQRG
- the merP gene encoding mercury resistance system periplasmic binding protein MerP; this translates as MKKLFAALALAAVVAPVWAATQTVTLSVPGMTCASCPITVKHALSKVEGVSKTDVSFDKRQAVVTFDDAKTNVQKLTKATEDAGYPSSLKR